One segment of Alnus glutinosa chromosome 2, dhAlnGlut1.1, whole genome shotgun sequence DNA contains the following:
- the LOC133860967 gene encoding auxin-induced protein 15A-like, which translates to MAIRLPGITHAKHILRRSNSFAKKAASTFTDVPKGHLAIYVGESEKKRFIVPVSLLNQPSFQELLGMAEEEFGFDHPMGGLTIPCSQDFFIGLTSCLHELL; encoded by the coding sequence ATGGCTATTCGTTTGCCTGGTATTACACATGCTAAGCACATTCTTCGCCGATCAAACTCATTTGCAAAGAAAGCAGCTTCAACATTTACAGATGTTCCAAAAGGCCACCTTGCAATATACGTTGGAGAGAGCGAAAAGAAGCGATTCATAGTTCCAGTATCACTTCTGAACCAGCCTTCATTTCAAGAATTGCTAGGCATGGCTGAGGAAGAATTTGGATTTGATCATCCAATGGGAGGTCTCACAATTCCCTGCAGCCAAGATTTCTTCATTGGTCTCACTTCTTGCTTACATGAATTGTTGTAA
- the LOC133860971 gene encoding auxin-induced protein 15A-like yields the protein MAIRLPGITHAKHILRRSNSFAKQAASRFADVPKGYLAVYVGESEKKRFVVPISFLNQPSFQELLNKAKEEFGFYHPMGGLTIPCSEDIFIDLTSSLHEF from the coding sequence ATGGCTATTCGTTTACCTGGTATTACACATGCTAAGCACATTCTCCGCCGGTCAAACTCATTTGCAAAGCAAGCAGCTTCAAGATTTGCTGATGTTCCAAAAGGCTACCTAGCAGTATATGTTGGAGAGAGTGAAAAGAAGCGATTTGTAGTTCCCATATCATTCTTGAACCAGCCTTCATTTCAAGAATTGCTAAACAAGGCTAAGGAGGAATTTGGATTCTATCATCCAATGGGTGGTCTCACAATTCCTTGCAGTGAAGACATCTTCATTGATCTCACTTCTAGCTTACATGAATTCTGA
- the LOC133860970 gene encoding auxin-responsive protein SAUR21-like, with product MAIRVPTIMHVMQVVRRSFLSGKEAAFTTKIVPKGYFAVYVGEYQKKRFILPMSYLNEPSFQKLLNEAAEEFGFDHPMGGLTIPCREEVLTDLTSRLNRL from the coding sequence ATGGCTATTCGAGTTCCTACTATTATGCATGTTATGCAAGTTGTCCGCCGGTCCTTTCTAAGCGGCAAAGAAGCAGCTTTCACAACTAAAATTGTTCCGAAAGGTTACTTTGCAGTCTATGTTGGTGAGTACCAGAAGAAGAGATTCATTCTACCTATGTCATACCTAAATGAGCCTTCATTTCAGAAATTGTTAAATGAGGCGGCAGAAGAATTTGGGTTTGATCATCCAATGGGTGGTCTAACAATTCCTTGCAGAGAAGAGGTTCTTACTGATCTCACTTCTCGCTTAAACAGATTGTGA
- the LOC133860968 gene encoding auxin-responsive protein SAUR21-like — translation MGVIRLPVVTLAKQIVRMSTLTASRAASTSSDVPRGFLAVYVGEKQKQRFVVPVSYLNQPSFQDLLRKAEEEFEFNHPMGGLTIPCRVDTFIDVTSRLSGS, via the coding sequence ATGGGAGTAATTCGTTTGCCGGTTGTTACTCTTGCTAAGCAAATTGTCCGGATGTCTACTTTGACTGCATCTAGAGCAGCTTCAACATCTTCAGATGTACCAAGAGGCTTCCTTGCTGTTTATGTTGGAGAGAAGCAGAAACAAAGATTTGTGGTTCCCGTGTCCTACTTAAACCAACCTTCATTTCAAGATTTGCTAAGAAAGGCTGAAGAAGAATTCGAGTTTAATCATCCAATGGGTGGTTTGACTATTCCCTGTAGAGTAGACACTTTCATTGATGTCACTTCTCGCTTGAGTGGCTCATAA
- the LOC133861826 gene encoding auxin-responsive protein SAUR21-like, translating to MALLSGIMHAKRIVCRSVSGLAKSVPKGYFAVYVGEDHKKRFLVPISYLNEPSFQELLSEAEEEFGFDHPMGGLTIPCREDIFITLTSRLNAF from the coding sequence ATGGCTCTTCTGTCTGGTATAATGCACGCTAAGAGGATTGTTTGCAGGTCTGTTTCTGGTCTTGCTAAAAGTGTTCCGAAAGGCTACTTTGCAGTATATGTTGGAGAGGACCATAAGAAGCGATTTCTGGTACCCATATCATACCTGAATGAGCCTTCCTTTCAAGAATTGCTAAGCGAGGCTGAGGAAGAATTTGGGTTTGATCATCCGATGGGTGGTCTCACAATTCCCTGCAGGGAAGACATCTTCATCACTCTCACTTCTCGCTTAAATGCATTTTAG